TAGGTGCCGCGGCATTAATTTGTATTGGTATATTTTTATTTATACAGCATAGCTCAAGGCAACCGCTGGATTCTGACATATCAAGCTTATCCAAAAATATCGACAGCAATTCGATACAACCGGGTAATAACAAAGCTACTCTCATTTTAGCAGATGGCAAAGCAGTAGCGCTTGAATCTATGGAAGAAGGAATGCTATCTTTTCAAGCAGGTGAAAATATCAAAAAAGAGGGTAATCAACTGATATATATGAACACCGACCAGCAAAATGGAAATGAGCAAGAAAGGTTAAACACCATCCATACTCCTGCCGGTGGCGAATTTGCCCTCACCTTACCCGACGGCACAAAAGTTTGGCTAAATGCACAATCTTCCCTTACCTATCCTACGAGCTTTAGCTCGCATCAAAAAAATCGTGCGGTAAAATTAGTTGGCGAAGCCTATTTTGACGTGGCGAAAAATAAGGACCGACCCTTCATCGTGGAAGCCAACGGTACTGCGATCAAAGTATTGGGCACGCAGTTTAACGTCAATGCCTATTTGGATGAAAAAACCATTAAAACTACCCTGATAGAAGGATCTGTTCTGGTGAAATCAAAAAAATTAAAACCTGGTCAGCAAGCCATCAGTTTTTCTGAAACAGAAAACCTATTGGTGCATGATATCGATGTACAAGAAGCTACAGCATGGCGCAATGGCTATTTCTTTTTTGATGATGAAGATATTAAAACCGTCATGAATACGATTGCCAGGTGGTATGATATAACAGTTGAATACCAAGGCGATCTGAACGGTAAAACCTTTGGGGGCACCATTTCGCGATATGAAGATTTTCACAAATTATTACAAGTCATAGAACTGACAGAATCTGTACATTTCCAAACTAAAGGAAGGAGGGTTATGGTATCACCTTAAACCCAATTTCCGCGTTAGGGATTCAAGCGACCACGAAGTAGCATGACTGCCGTTAAGAGATAAGAATTACACAAATAAACGGATGTGGAGGAGTTTTTTATTGTTTTTATGAGCTAATGCGGATTTTGGGTTAAAACAAAAAAGGTGTTTTAGCAGAAAGGTCAGGAACGTTGGAGCCGTCCCTGACCGACCTCGCAAAAAAATGCCCGGATTAATAAATGTAACATCCATTTTATAAACCCAATTCAAATGTATAAAAAAAATACTGCACTTTCCTGTAGACAGGAAAGAAGCGCCCTATTTAAAGCTATACTTGTTATGAAATTGGCATTGATTGTTTTAATGGTAAGCCTTTTTGAATTACATGCCACTACCTATGCCCAGCAAGTAAGTATGAAAAAAAAGGATGCATCACTCGTTGCCATATTTAAAGAAATTCAGAAACAGAGTGGTTATCATATTTTCTATGATACAAAACTGGTTAAAAACAGCCAACCTGTTACACTAGATCTCCATCAGGCTTCCATACAAGAAGCCATGAACGAAAGCCTGAACAATCAAGAGCTCACCTATGATATTGTAGATAAAAATATTATCATAAAAAAGGCTAGTAAAAACACTTTCTCTACACAGGAAAGAACTATTACGGGAAGCGTGTTAGATGCCAACAATCAGCCTTTAGAGGGAGTAACTGTTCGGCTAAAAGACACCCGAATACAGGCTAGCACTAACGACGCTGGTAGCTACACAATTAGGTTTTCAACTCAACCGGCTATTCTTGTTTTCAGTCTAATAGGTTATGGTACCATAGAACGCACGGTGCAAACAGAAAATCAGGTCGATGTTATCTTGCTTGAACAGGCCGCCGACTTAGAGGAGGTTGTCGTAGTTGGCTATGGGACGCAAAAACGAACCACGATAACGGGAGCTGTATCATCCGTCAGTGCACAAGAAATACAAGACGTTCCTGCACCGAGTTTTGATGCCGCTATTGTAGGCAAAATGCCCGGCGTACAGGTTTCACAAACCACTGGAGCGCCAGGTGGAGGGATTGCCGTAAAAGTAAGGGGGATTGGCTCTATAGGCGCAGGCAACGAACCATTATATGTGATAGATGGTTTTCCAATCACCGCCAACTACAACCAAAGCGACAATCCACTTAACTCTATCAATCCGAACGACATTCAATCAATTGAAGTGTTAAAAGACGCGTCATCAACGGCAATTTATGGATCTCGGGGGAGTAATGGCGTTGTTATGATTACTACCAAGAGTGGTCAATCAGGAAAAATGAAAATCGATCTAGATGCCTATTCGGGTATACAGCAGGTAACTAAATACATGGACCT
This Olivibacter sp. SDN3 DNA region includes the following protein-coding sequences:
- a CDS encoding FecR family protein, which encodes MKDRSDQLYTLLCAYMTEKITEAEFEQLIQLMQENQGDIDESTLASAIDRAWKCYDQDQPIRINADKVYSKILADDRIKPSVSKQRKKNKYIFWMPTIGAAALICIGIFLFIQHSSRQPLDSDISSLSKNIDSNSIQPGNNKATLILADGKAVALESMEEGMLSFQAGENIKKEGNQLIYMNTDQQNGNEQERLNTIHTPAGGEFALTLPDGTKVWLNAQSSLTYPTSFSSHQKNRAVKLVGEAYFDVAKNKDRPFIVEANGTAIKVLGTQFNVNAYLDEKTIKTTLIEGSVLVKSKKLKPGQQAISFSETENLLVHDIDVQEATAWRNGYFFFDDEDIKTVMNTIARWYDITVEYQGDLNGKTFGGTISRYEDFHKLLQVIELTESVHFQTKGRRVMVSP